A stretch of the Serratia marcescens genome encodes the following:
- a CDS encoding ArsR/SmtB family transcription factor, producing the protein MVELSSSQLDAIFHALADPTRRSMLRALAGGERSIGELAAPLQMSFAGASKHVKALEHAGLVQRTVQGRNHICRLEPEPMAQAMHWLQTYEHFWTERLDALEQALLQPEQLPPKE; encoded by the coding sequence ATGGTTGAATTATCTTCCTCACAGCTGGACGCCATTTTTCATGCGCTGGCCGACCCGACCCGCCGCTCGATGTTACGCGCGCTGGCCGGCGGTGAACGCAGCATCGGCGAACTGGCCGCGCCGTTGCAGATGTCGTTCGCCGGCGCCTCCAAGCACGTGAAAGCACTGGAACATGCGGGCCTGGTGCAACGCACCGTGCAAGGAAGAAACCATATCTGCCGGCTCGAACCCGAGCCTATGGCGCAGGCCATGCACTGGCTGCAAACCTATGAACATTTCTGGACTGAACGGCTGGATGCGCTCGAACAGGCGCTGCTGCAGCCCGAACAGCTTCCTCCCAAGGAGTGA